The following is a genomic window from uncultured Draconibacterium sp..
TTTGCTTTGGGAAATGAAAAGTGAAAAAGATTCACCGATTGAGTTGGAAACGATTCCCGGAATTTCGGCCATGTTTGCAGCTGCTGCAAAACTGGGCGCACCACTTGGTCACGATTTTTGCTCCATTTCCATGTCGGATTTATTAACGCCTTGGGAGAAAATTGAGAAACGTATTGTTGCTGCTGCTGAAGCCGATTTTGTAACTGCCGTTTACAATCCCCTAAGTAAAGGTCGTTTTTGGCAGTTAATGCGTTTGCGCGAATTGTTTCTGGAGGCTCGCTCACCTCAAACACCTGTTGGCATTGCCCGCAACGTTGGGCGCCCCGATGAAAGCATTGAAGTAATAACACTGGCTCAACTGAATCTTACCAAAGCAGATATGTTTACTGTGTTGGTAATTGGCAACTCGCAAACATTCAGTCATAAGCAAAAAATGATTACACCACGAGGCTATTATGCTTCTTCCAACAAATCGGAGGATAAGTTGGGGCGAAAAATTATGAACGAGAGTTTTCGTACTATTCTCGAAAATATTGATACTACAGGAAACAGTTTGGCGCATACCTGGGTGGCACTGCATTGTATCCACACTACGGCCGATTTTAGTTTAAACGAATCGGTAGAACTAAGCAACAACGTGGTTGAAAGTTTGCACAGGAAGTTGTATTCGGATAATCCGCCGGTAATTATTACCGATGTGTCGATGGTAACTCGTGGAATCCGTCGTGCTATTGCCGAGAAACTGGGTTTGCAAATTAAGTGCTATTTAGATGATGAGCTGGTAAAAACTATGGCTTCTAACAAAAATATTACGCGCACACAGGCAGGAATTCAATTGGCAGTAGCGGAACACCCCAATGCTATTTTTGCTTTTGGTAATGCCCCAACTGCTTTAATGGAACTGGTAAAATTAATTCGCAACGGAAAGGCAGAGCCAGCTGGTGTTATTGCGGCCCCTGTTGGTTTTGTAAATGTTAAGGAAAGCAAGTGGCAGTTGAAGTACGGTTGTCCCGATATACCTGCCGTTTTTGTAAATGGAAGAAAAGGCGGTAGTAATGTTGCAGCAACCATTATCAATGCCATATTAAGCTGGGAAGAGGCAAAAGAAATGCATCCCGGAGAGGGGGTGTAGAAATACGATTTCTCGCAGAGTTTTACGATAATAAGCGGGAATTTGCGAAAATCAGCAAGAAACGAGAAATATGAAAATCACAACAATAGGCATATCTGATCAAACACCTGAATTTACCCAAAACGAATATCTGATTATCCAATCGGCGACATATTTTGCAGGTGGGAAAAGGCATCGTGAATTGGTGGAAGGTTTTCTTCCTCATGGATTTCATTGGAGCGACATTACTGTTCCGCTTTCAAATTTGTATAAAGAAATAGAAGATTCGAATTCCGATTGGGTGGTTTTTGCCTCGGGCGACCCGCTTTTTTACGGTATTGGTATTACTTTGAAACGAAAATTCCCCGGTGCCGAAATTGTAAGTTTACCAACTTTTAATTCCTTACAATTACTGGCACACAGCTTTCAGTTGCCTTATGGCGAGTTTCAAACCATTTCCCTTACCGGACGGAGCTTTCATGAATTTGACAAGGCACTGATTCTGGGGACAGCGAAAATGGGAATCCTTACCGACCGAAAAAATACGCCAAAAATGATTGCCCAACGTATGCTCAAATTTGGATATTCAAACTATAAAATTTACTACGGTGAATGTTTGGGTGGTGAAAAAGAACATGTAAAAGAATTGAGTTTGCACGAAACACTAAAACTCGATTTTAATCATCCAAACTGTTTCTATTTGGAAAAAACGGATGAGGTAATTCCCCAAAAAGGAATAGCTGAAAGTGATTTTGAACCATTGGAAGGCAGACCCAAAATGATTACAAAAATGCCCATCCGATTGGCAACGCTGGCACTTATGGAATTACAGAATAAAAAGGTGTTTTGGGATGTTGGGGCATGCACAGGCAGTGTTTCTATTGAAGCCAGGTTGCAGCATCCACATTTAAGCGTTACTTCATTTGAAATAAGAAAGGAGTCAGAGGGAATTATTCAAAGAAATGCCCGTAAATTTCAAACTCCGGGAATTGATCTTTTTATTGGCGATTACTTGCAGATCAATAAATCAGGTTTGGTAAAACCAGATGCTGTATTTATAGGTGGTTACGGAGGTAAGATGGATGAGGTTTTAAGTGATATTGATTTTCATCTTTCCGACGATGGTATTATTGCTTTTAATTCAGTAAGCGAAAAAAGCTACGATGGGTTTACCTCGTGGTGTAAAAAATACAGTTATTCAATTAAAAATGAAATGCAGGTAAGCGTCGATAAATTCAATCCAATTCGGATACTGGTTGCCTCAAAAAATCTCAATACTTAATATTAATAACACATGTCTATTATAATAACACATTCCGATAAAGGACAAGCACTTGCAGAGAAACTCCTGAAGAGCGGCTTCGGAGCAAAAATCGCCCGTTCGCCTAAAAATTATGAAGTTATTTGGAGCGAAAACGAAGCACTGATTTTCATTGGAGCACTGGGTATTTGCGTACGTGAAATTGCACCTTTTTTGAAAGATAAAAAGACCGATCCGGCAGTGATAAATATCGATGCCAACGGACAATTTGTGCAGCCTGTGGTTTCGGGGCATATTGGAGGAGCAAATCAACTGGCTACCGATATTGCAAATCTGTTGGGAGCAACGCCTGTTGTTACAACGGTTAGCGATACTTTGGGGCTTTGGGCTTTGGATGTGCTTCCGAGAAAATACAATTGGGAGCTTGAATGTGGCGACAAACTCACCCATTTAATGGCAATGTTTATAAATGGCAAAAAAACAGCCCTTTTGTTGGAAGTACGCGATAAAGGAACGCTGGCCTTGGAAACAGAAGCTCCTTCACATGTTGATGTGTATTTTAAGGCTGAAGACATTAAAGTTGAAGATTATTCAGTTGTGTTGGCTGTTACACCATTCATTTATGATTTTGGAAACAAAGCCATTTTCTACCGACCAAAAGTTCTGCAATTAGGTTTAGGCTGTCAGCGCGACTTATCTTTTGCCGAATTTGAAAAAGAGTTGATTGCTGAACTGCAAGAAAAAGGTATTTCAACTGCTTCGATTAAAAGCCTGGGTACGGTAGCTTTAAAAGCAAATGAAAAGGCTTTTCTGGAGTTAGCGAAAAAATGGGATGTGGAACTACATACTTTCGATGGAGAAACACTTTCGAAACAGAATATTCCCAATCCTTCAGAAAAAGTAAGTGAGATAACCGGAAGTTTTGGTGTTGCCGAAGCTGCTGCCATGCAGCTTTCAGCAAATAATCTGTTGATTGAAAAGACAAAAGCAAAAGCTGGCGATAAGCATTTTACTTATGCGGTAGCAATAAACCGCGAAAACGAACGTAAGGGGTTTGTGGAATTTGTGGGGGCGGGTCCTGGCGACCCAGAGCTGGTATCGGTAAAGGGAAAACGCTTTTTGCAGATAGCGGATATGATTTTGTATGCCGGAAGCCTGGTGCCCAAAGAACTGACCCATTATGCCAAGCCGGGCTGTGTGGTAAAAAGTTCGGCCGGTATGGATCTAAGTACACAAATTGAAAGTATGCAGCCTTTTTACGAACGCGGCCTGTTTGTGGTGCGTTTGCACACCGGCGATCCTTGTATTTACGGAGCCATACAAGAGCAAATGGCAGTAATGGATGAATTGGGTTGGAGTTACCATATTACGCCGGGTATTTCATCGTTTCAGGCAGCAGCAGCGGCTTTAAAATCACAGTTTACCATTCCCGAAGAAGTGCAAACCATTATTCTTTCCCGTAGTGAAGGACGAACACCTATGCCCGAACGCGAACAATTGCATAAGCTGGCAAAATCGCAAAGTACCATGTGTCTGTTTTTAAGTGCTTCGCTTGCCGAAAAGGTTCAGGAAGATTTGTTGGTGCATTATCCACCGGAGACACCTGTGGCGGCGTGCTATAAACTTACCTGGAAAGATGAGAAAATATACCGTTGCCAGTTAGCCGATTTGGCAAAAACGGTAAGTGAAAATAAGCTAAAGATGACCACTATGATTGTGGTTGGAAAAGCCATTGATAACCGCTCGGGAGTATCGAAATTGTATGACAAAAATTTTACACACGCTTTCCGCAAGGGGAAATAAATAAAAAGATGATCTTAATTTTCGGAGGTACCACAGAAGGAAAAAAGGTTGCAGAGCTGTTCGAT
Proteins encoded in this region:
- the cobJ gene encoding precorrin-3B C(17)-methyltransferase, coding for MTRKIFSIGIGPGNEKYLTPQAKAAIEAAEVIVGYGPYFEHVKQLTNGKELINTGMKKERDRAEKAFELAEGGKTVAVISSGDSGVYGMAPLLWEMKSEKDSPIELETIPGISAMFAAAAKLGAPLGHDFCSISMSDLLTPWEKIEKRIVAAAEADFVTAVYNPLSKGRFWQLMRLRELFLEARSPQTPVGIARNVGRPDESIEVITLAQLNLTKADMFTVLVIGNSQTFSHKQKMITPRGYYASSNKSEDKLGRKIMNESFRTILENIDTTGNSLAHTWVALHCIHTTADFSLNESVELSNNVVESLHRKLYSDNPPVIITDVSMVTRGIRRAIAEKLGLQIKCYLDDELVKTMASNKNITRTQAGIQLAVAEHPNAIFAFGNAPTALMELVKLIRNGKAEPAGVIAAPVGFVNVKESKWQLKYGCPDIPAVFVNGRKGGSNVAATIINAILSWEEAKEMHPGEGV
- the cbiE gene encoding precorrin-6y C5,15-methyltransferase (decarboxylating) subunit CbiE, whose product is MKITTIGISDQTPEFTQNEYLIIQSATYFAGGKRHRELVEGFLPHGFHWSDITVPLSNLYKEIEDSNSDWVVFASGDPLFYGIGITLKRKFPGAEIVSLPTFNSLQLLAHSFQLPYGEFQTISLTGRSFHEFDKALILGTAKMGILTDRKNTPKMIAQRMLKFGYSNYKIYYGECLGGEKEHVKELSLHETLKLDFNHPNCFYLEKTDEVIPQKGIAESDFEPLEGRPKMITKMPIRLATLALMELQNKKVFWDVGACTGSVSIEARLQHPHLSVTSFEIRKESEGIIQRNARKFQTPGIDLFIGDYLQINKSGLVKPDAVFIGGYGGKMDEVLSDIDFHLSDDGIIAFNSVSEKSYDGFTSWCKKYSYSIKNEMQVSVDKFNPIRILVASKNLNT
- the cobM gene encoding precorrin-4 C(11)-methyltransferase; translation: MSIIITHSDKGQALAEKLLKSGFGAKIARSPKNYEVIWSENEALIFIGALGICVREIAPFLKDKKTDPAVINIDANGQFVQPVVSGHIGGANQLATDIANLLGATPVVTTVSDTLGLWALDVLPRKYNWELECGDKLTHLMAMFINGKKTALLLEVRDKGTLALETEAPSHVDVYFKAEDIKVEDYSVVLAVTPFIYDFGNKAIFYRPKVLQLGLGCQRDLSFAEFEKELIAELQEKGISTASIKSLGTVALKANEKAFLELAKKWDVELHTFDGETLSKQNIPNPSEKVSEITGSFGVAEAAAMQLSANNLLIEKTKAKAGDKHFTYAVAINRENERKGFVEFVGAGPGDPELVSVKGKRFLQIADMILYAGSLVPKELTHYAKPGCVVKSSAGMDLSTQIESMQPFYERGLFVVRLHTGDPCIYGAIQEQMAVMDELGWSYHITPGISSFQAAAAALKSQFTIPEEVQTIILSRSEGRTPMPEREQLHKLAKSQSTMCLFLSASLAEKVQEDLLVHYPPETPVAACYKLTWKDEKIYRCQLADLAKTVSENKLKMTTMIVVGKAIDNRSGVSKLYDKNFTHAFRKGK